One window from the genome of Streptomyces sp. NBC_01476 encodes:
- a CDS encoding TetR/AcrR family transcriptional regulator has protein sequence MPVDLSALRAPRPHRADAARNYDRLLAAARVVFTEYGADAPLDEIARRVGVGIATLYRNFPTRESLLENVYLTEVEAVCRAAQSLDGQEPWKAITEWLHRFVDYVATKRAVATSLDHDSPVYRSCIQALFEAGGPLLERAQTAGLMRTDVDIDDVMRFVMAYATVNFAGAEQRDRMLQIAFDGLRRSSQFPA, from the coding sequence ATGCCCGTCGACCTCAGCGCCCTGCGTGCACCGCGGCCGCACCGCGCCGACGCGGCCCGCAATTACGACCGCCTGCTCGCGGCGGCCCGTGTGGTCTTCACCGAGTACGGGGCCGATGCCCCCCTCGACGAGATCGCGCGCCGGGTGGGGGTCGGGATCGCCACGCTTTACCGCAACTTCCCCACCCGGGAGTCCTTGCTGGAGAACGTCTACCTCACCGAGGTCGAGGCGGTGTGCCGTGCGGCCCAGAGCCTGGACGGCCAAGAACCCTGGAAGGCCATCACCGAATGGCTGCACCGCTTTGTCGACTACGTCGCGACCAAGCGCGCCGTCGCCACCAGCCTCGACCACGACTCCCCGGTCTACCGCAGCTGCATCCAGGCCCTGTTCGAGGCCGGCGGGCCGCTGCTGGAACGCGCCCAGACAGCAGGGCTCATGCGCACCGACGTCGACATCGACGACGTCATGCGCTTCGTCATGGCCTACGCCACCGTCAACTTCGCCGGCGCCGAGCAGCGCGACAGGATGCTCCAGATCGCCTTCGACGGCCTGCGGCGCAGCAGCCAGTTCCCCGCCTGA
- a CDS encoding class I SAM-dependent methyltransferase has translation MAGEVRFEPDLYRGTAGYYDRFRLPYPDVMIADLARRTAPSGRGRLLDLACGTGQLAFPLRGWFADVWAVDAEPGMTEVVRAKATDAGAAQIRTVTAGAEELRAEPESFELIVIGNAFHRLRRPLVAERAHTWLKPGGCLALCWSTSPWAGTHDWQRALDRLLRRWQNDLGASGRVPPGWDQARKRDPDHAVLSRAGFEPAGRHEFAVEYQWAIGELAGHIRSTSFLPPSVLASHAAEFDADLTTELSGHTVDGRLTETVSFAYELVRKPVHG, from the coding sequence ATGGCCGGCGAGGTGAGGTTCGAGCCCGATCTGTATCGGGGCACCGCCGGTTACTACGACAGGTTCCGGCTGCCCTATCCCGACGTGATGATCGCCGACCTCGCGCGCCGGACAGCCCCCTCGGGGCGCGGACGCTTGCTCGACCTGGCATGCGGCACCGGCCAGCTCGCCTTTCCGCTGCGCGGTTGGTTCGCCGACGTATGGGCTGTGGACGCCGAACCCGGCATGACCGAGGTGGTCCGTGCCAAGGCGACCGACGCCGGTGCGGCCCAGATCCGGACGGTCACTGCCGGCGCGGAGGAATTGCGTGCCGAGCCGGAGAGCTTCGAACTGATCGTCATCGGCAATGCCTTCCACCGGCTCCGCCGCCCCCTGGTTGCCGAGCGCGCTCACACCTGGCTGAAGCCCGGTGGCTGTCTCGCGCTGTGCTGGTCCACCAGCCCGTGGGCGGGCACCCACGACTGGCAGCGGGCGCTCGACCGCCTGCTGCGCAGATGGCAGAACGATCTCGGGGCGTCCGGCCGCGTTCCGCCCGGCTGGGACCAGGCAAGGAAGCGGGACCCCGACCACGCGGTTTTGTCCCGGGCCGGGTTCGAGCCTGCCGGACGTCACGAGTTCGCTGTCGAGTACCAGTGGGCGATTGGTGAGCTCGCCGGGCACATTCGGTCGACGTCCTTCCTGCCGCCCTCGGTGCTCGCAAGCCACGCCGCCGAGTTCGATGCCGACCTCACCACCGAACTGAGCGGTCACACGGTTGACGGCCGGCTCACCGAAACGGTGAGCTTCGCTTATGAGTTGGTCCGTAAGCCAGTTCATGGGTGA
- a CDS encoding IPT/TIG domain-containing protein, with translation MPTKSKQESGGTPKSAPAPAGTATAPAEKVALPAPSIHALSASLVAPAPQVIATLPAGTRPLGLATSPLGPPLAFAASQASGTVSILDTGTLTISTPAAPLTAPAGVSLTPDNVYLYVANSGGNSVSVVQRNLFAVTNTIGVGKSPFGIQVGPDGLFAYVANQDSNTVSVISTVTRAVVATIPVGLKPTWVVTAPNDLEVYVTNQGGSSVSVISTVTNTVVATVPGLSAPYGAAITTDSKYLYVANSTANTVSVISTATRTITATIPVGTAPWGVTVTPDNSHVYVANNGSDNVSYIDTTTNTVSNTISVGHQPTGVGVAASGLTAYVSNSGANTVTVLALINMISPAAGPEAGGNIVTITGTNLNGTTAVRFGQVPGTIMANTPAQILVVAPPGVGVAQLTVTTPGGTSNPKPYVYSPGGTLESLSPDAGPTPGRNIINIHGNKLGTATQVRFGPTPAVPTVVSDQLITVTVPPAAAPGLVPVTVTTAGGATPGTITYAYIDPPFLSTLSPSTGPVAGGNVINLYGLNLSTTDSVTFNGVLVQYSVQSDTVLTVVVPPNPAAGTAAVTVRTASGTTTLPAVYTYA, from the coding sequence ATGCCCACGAAGTCCAAGCAGGAATCCGGTGGCACCCCCAAAAGCGCCCCCGCCCCCGCCGGCACCGCCACCGCACCCGCGGAAAAAGTCGCGCTTCCGGCTCCGTCCATCCACGCCCTCTCGGCAAGTCTCGTCGCCCCGGCCCCGCAGGTGATCGCCACACTCCCGGCGGGGACCAGACCGCTGGGACTGGCGACCAGCCCCCTCGGTCCACCGCTCGCCTTCGCGGCCAGCCAAGCCTCGGGCACCGTCAGCATCCTCGACACCGGAACGCTCACCATCTCCACCCCCGCGGCTCCGCTGACCGCCCCCGCTGGGGTCTCGCTCACCCCGGACAACGTGTACCTCTACGTGGCCAACAGCGGTGGCAACAGCGTCAGTGTGGTGCAGCGGAACCTCTTCGCGGTCACCAACACCATCGGGGTGGGCAAGAGCCCCTTCGGTATCCAGGTCGGCCCCGACGGCCTGTTCGCCTACGTCGCCAACCAGGACTCGAACACCGTCAGCGTCATCAGCACCGTCACCCGCGCCGTCGTCGCGACCATCCCGGTCGGGCTCAAGCCCACCTGGGTCGTGACTGCCCCCAACGACCTGGAGGTCTATGTCACCAACCAGGGCGGCAGCTCCGTCAGCGTGATCAGCACGGTCACCAACACGGTCGTGGCGACCGTCCCCGGCTTGTCGGCCCCCTACGGCGCGGCGATCACCACCGACAGCAAGTACCTGTACGTGGCCAACAGCACCGCCAACACCGTCAGCGTGATCAGCACCGCCACCCGGACGATCACCGCCACCATCCCGGTGGGCACCGCACCGTGGGGCGTGACGGTCACCCCGGACAACAGCCACGTCTACGTCGCGAACAACGGCTCCGACAACGTCAGCTACATCGACACCACCACGAACACGGTGAGCAACACCATCAGCGTCGGCCATCAGCCGACCGGGGTAGGGGTCGCCGCCAGTGGACTGACCGCCTACGTGTCCAACAGCGGCGCCAACACCGTCACCGTCCTCGCACTCATCAACATGATCAGCCCAGCAGCCGGGCCGGAAGCCGGCGGCAACATCGTGACCATCACCGGCACCAATCTGAACGGCACCACGGCGGTGAGGTTCGGCCAGGTACCCGGCACCATCATGGCGAACACACCCGCTCAGATCCTCGTGGTCGCCCCGCCCGGCGTCGGCGTCGCCCAGCTCACCGTCACCACCCCGGGAGGCACGAGCAACCCCAAACCGTACGTCTACTCGCCCGGCGGCACACTGGAAAGCCTCAGCCCCGACGCCGGCCCGACCCCCGGCCGGAACATCATCAACATCCACGGCAACAAGCTCGGCACCGCCACCCAGGTACGGTTCGGCCCAACACCCGCCGTGCCCACCGTCGTCAGCGACCAGCTCATCACCGTCACCGTCCCGCCCGCGGCCGCCCCCGGCCTGGTCCCCGTCACCGTCACGACAGCCGGCGGCGCCACCCCCGGAACCATCACCTACGCGTACATCGATCCGCCCTTCCTCAGCACCCTGAGCCCCAGCACCGGACCGGTCGCCGGCGGAAACGTCATCAACCTCTACGGTCTGAACCTGTCGACCACGGACTCGGTGACGTTCAACGGCGTACTCGTCCAGTACAGCGTCCAGTCCGACACCGTCCTGACCGTCGTCGTCCCCCCCAACCCGGCCGCCGGAACAGCCGCCGTCACCGTCAGGACCGCCTCCGGCACCACCACACTCCCCGCCGTCTACACCTACGCCTGA
- a CDS encoding class I SAM-dependent methyltransferase, with protein MIRASADALPVASESVGAVCAAMCLPVLTPLPQVLDEIRRVLRPGGTLAALVPCQSGLSAAGLLGWARVMTSLRTVRQPWPNPRARDGLAPLLRRSGFLVRSDERRVFILAVDSADAASLLVDALYLPNLTERRAETAKRALTRWARPGRRLELPLRRVVAAIRAV; from the coding sequence TTGATCCGGGCGAGTGCGGACGCCCTACCGGTCGCTTCGGAGTCTGTCGGGGCCGTTTGCGCCGCGATGTGTCTGCCGGTCCTGACCCCACTGCCCCAGGTACTGGACGAGATCCGGCGCGTCCTGCGGCCCGGCGGAACGCTGGCGGCACTCGTGCCCTGTCAGTCGGGGCTCTCCGCGGCGGGTCTGCTCGGTTGGGCCCGGGTGATGACCAGTCTGCGTACCGTCCGCCAACCGTGGCCCAACCCGCGGGCCCGCGACGGGCTCGCGCCCCTGCTGCGCCGGTCCGGCTTCCTTGTACGGTCCGACGAGCGGCGCGTCTTCATCCTCGCGGTGGACTCGGCCGACGCCGCATCCCTACTGGTCGACGCTCTCTATCTGCCGAACCTCACCGAACGACGCGCGGAAACCGCCAAGAGGGCCCTCACCCGCTGGGCGCGCCCCGGCCGCCGGCTGGAGTTGCCGCTGCGCCGCGTCGTGGCCGCGATCCGAGCGGTCTGA
- a CDS encoding dihydrolipoyl dehydrogenase family protein — translation MSAYDLVVIGGGSAGLTAARTAARLGARTLLVERDRLGGDCLWTGCVPSKALLHVAAEVHSARRVGAYGLAAASGPADLAAAMRHVRQAIAVIEPHDSAASLAPLGVEVARGQAVFTGARALTIGSAGAAREVSFRYAVIATGSAPVLVPVPGLAEAQPLTSDTVWGLDALPGRLVVLGGGAIGCELGQAFARLGSKVTLVEALDRLLPREEPAASQLVQERLEAEGVRVLTSFRAEKVADRTVHGPGDPLPYDVLLAVTGRRARTAGLGVEAAGVELTGRGEVRVDDRLRSTNPRIYAAGDVTGRSAFTHLGGVQGGAAAVDALLGVRQPIDYGAVPWVTFTDPEVARVGLSAEQARERHGGRARVRHLGDDRVDRAVADGRTEGFTSLVLGPRGRIVGATVVSPRAGETIAHLAAAVRLGWTASQYAETVHPYPAYTDGPWHAALGEVYDRLTRADRATGALLRLRRAVRR, via the coding sequence ATGAGCGCATACGACCTGGTGGTCATCGGCGGCGGCAGCGCGGGACTGACGGCCGCCCGCACTGCGGCCCGCCTGGGCGCACGCACGCTGCTCGTCGAGCGGGACCGGCTCGGCGGGGACTGCCTGTGGACCGGATGTGTGCCCAGCAAGGCACTGCTGCACGTGGCGGCCGAGGTGCACTCCGCCCGCCGCGTGGGGGCTTACGGGCTCGCTGCCGCATCAGGTCCCGCCGACCTCGCGGCGGCCATGCGGCACGTCCGGCAGGCGATCGCGGTCATCGAGCCGCACGACTCCGCCGCATCGCTTGCCCCGCTCGGCGTCGAGGTCGCCCGCGGTCAGGCCGTGTTCACCGGAGCGCGCGCACTCACGATCGGGTCGGCCGGCGCGGCAAGGGAGGTCTCCTTCCGGTACGCGGTGATCGCCACCGGGTCGGCCCCGGTGTTGGTGCCCGTGCCGGGGCTGGCCGAGGCGCAGCCGCTGACCAGCGACACCGTGTGGGGCCTGGACGCCTTGCCGGGGCGGTTGGTGGTGCTGGGCGGCGGGGCGATCGGCTGCGAACTGGGCCAGGCCTTCGCCCGCCTCGGCTCGAAGGTGACGCTGGTGGAGGCCCTGGACCGGCTGCTGCCGCGCGAGGAACCCGCCGCTTCACAACTCGTCCAGGAGCGGCTGGAGGCCGAGGGCGTCCGGGTGCTGACCAGCTTCCGTGCGGAGAAGGTCGCCGATCGCACGGTGCACGGACCGGGCGATCCCCTGCCCTACGACGTGCTGCTCGCCGTGACCGGCCGGCGCGCCCGCACCGCCGGGCTGGGTGTGGAGGCGGCCGGGGTGGAGCTGACCGGGCGTGGCGAGGTCCGGGTCGATGACCGGCTGCGCAGCACCAACCCGCGGATCTACGCCGCCGGGGACGTCACCGGCCGTTCCGCGTTCACCCATCTGGGCGGGGTGCAGGGCGGGGCCGCTGCCGTGGACGCCCTGCTGGGGGTGCGGCAGCCCATCGACTACGGGGCGGTCCCGTGGGTGACGTTCACCGATCCCGAGGTCGCCCGGGTGGGGCTGAGCGCCGAGCAGGCCCGTGAACGCCATGGCGGGCGGGCGCGGGTCCGCCACCTGGGCGACGACCGGGTGGACCGGGCCGTCGCCGACGGCCGCACCGAAGGGTTCACCTCCCTCGTGCTCGGCCCGCGCGGCAGGATCGTCGGCGCGACGGTGGTCTCGCCGCGGGCCGGAGAGACCATCGCGCATCTGGCGGCGGCGGTACGGCTGGGCTGGACGGCGTCGCAGTACGCGGAGACCGTGCACCCGTATCCGGCCTACACCGACGGCCCCTGGCACGCCGCGCTCGGTGAGGTGTACGACCGGCTGACCCGCGCCGACCGGGCCACCGGAGCCCTGCTGCGGCTTCGCAGAGCGGTACGGCGATGA
- a CDS encoding radical SAM domain-containing protein: MGIAAALRALEHATRPYDPEFAAAMETRWAELPEAVRTPAQIIGRHGLSCEGTHGVFPRCNLKCTPCYHSRDANQVRVDGAHTREHVAAQMGLLRRLRGPRGHAQLIGGEVSLLPPDDHAAALEIMRAHGREPMSFTHGDFDYDYLERLALGDDGTPRFGRLSFAAHFDKFMYGRRGIERPASEAELTPYRRRFAEMFARLRAEHGVRSFLAHNMTVTPGNLDEIAQVVRDSRALGYGLFSFQPAAFLGDERRWKEDYREATPDAVWAEIERGAGTRLDYNVFHNGDVRCNRTAYGFYAGDRWFPFLDGDDPHDLAVRDGFFRHFGKVIFTGTPPALLAGRLLRVIVRHPGIVPAALGWLARTVRRVGVTRLVRNRFRVRSVTFVMHQFMDAKDVAPAWQLTQRGETSDDPRLRETQERLAACHYTMAHPENGTLVPACVQHSVLDPAENAALRTLLPVIEVRTPVNRPATKEQ; encoded by the coding sequence ATGGGAATCGCGGCGGCACTGCGCGCCCTGGAACACGCCACCCGTCCCTACGACCCCGAGTTCGCCGCGGCCATGGAAACCCGCTGGGCCGAACTGCCCGAGGCGGTCAGAACACCGGCCCAGATCATCGGCCGTCACGGCCTCAGCTGCGAGGGCACCCACGGCGTCTTCCCCCGGTGCAACCTGAAGTGCACCCCCTGCTACCACTCCCGCGACGCCAACCAGGTGCGCGTCGACGGCGCGCACACCCGCGAGCACGTCGCCGCCCAGATGGGACTTCTGCGCCGGCTGCGCGGCCCGCGCGGGCACGCGCAGCTCATCGGCGGCGAGGTGAGTCTGCTGCCGCCCGACGACCACGCCGCCGCCCTGGAGATCATGCGCGCGCACGGCCGCGAACCCATGAGTTTCACCCACGGCGACTTCGACTACGACTACCTCGAACGCCTCGCACTGGGCGACGACGGCACACCCCGCTTCGGACGGCTGTCGTTCGCCGCGCACTTCGACAAGTTCATGTACGGCCGGCGCGGCATCGAACGCCCCGCCAGCGAAGCGGAGTTGACCCCGTACCGCCGGCGGTTCGCCGAGATGTTCGCCCGGCTGCGCGCCGAGCACGGCGTACGCTCCTTCCTCGCGCACAACATGACCGTCACCCCCGGCAATCTCGACGAGATCGCGCAGGTCGTCCGGGACAGCCGCGCCCTGGGCTACGGCCTGTTCTCCTTCCAGCCCGCGGCGTTCCTCGGTGACGAGCGCCGCTGGAAGGAGGACTACCGGGAGGCGACCCCGGACGCGGTATGGGCGGAGATCGAACGCGGCGCCGGCACGCGACTGGACTACAACGTGTTCCACAACGGCGATGTGCGCTGCAACCGCACGGCTTACGGCTTCTACGCGGGCGACCGGTGGTTCCCGTTCCTCGACGGCGACGACCCGCACGACCTGGCCGTACGCGACGGGTTCTTCCGCCACTTCGGGAAAGTCATCTTCACCGGTACCCCGCCCGCCCTGCTGGCAGGCCGACTGCTGCGGGTGATCGTCCGCCACCCCGGCATCGTGCCGGCCGCGTTGGGCTGGCTGGCCCGTACGGTACGCCGGGTGGGCGTCACCCGGCTGGTCCGCAACCGCTTCCGGGTGCGGTCGGTGACGTTTGTGATGCACCAGTTCATGGACGCCAAGGACGTCGCCCCCGCGTGGCAGTTGACGCAGCGCGGCGAGACGAGCGACGACCCGAGGCTGCGCGAGACCCAGGAACGGCTCGCGGCCTGTCACTACACCATGGCGCACCCGGAAAACGGCACCCTGGTCCCGGCATGCGTCCAGCACTCCGTCCTCGACCCCGCCGAGAACGCGGCGCTGCGTACCCTGCTGCCGGTCATCGAGGTACGCACCCCGGTCAACCGCCCCGCCACCAAGGAGCAGTAG
- a CDS encoding MTAP family purine nucleoside phosphorylase, translated as MRIGVITGSGNYDWPHLQEAAARQVVTDHGEVTVTEGRLKDVQVVQLPRHGAGHHRLSHQVDHKANLAALLACEVRAVVSLTVCGAVTASVRPGSLVVFDDLYFPANRLPDGAPCTWYDTPGAAGRGHWIFDRPFSEPLRQALLDAATRTGVPVVSGGVYGHVDGPRFNSRAEIAALAAAGVTAVSQTAGPEVVLAGEAELPLALVGYVTDHANGVAPEPEPVEALLARMAASKEIFADLVTHALPGLDEVTAAGFVHRFAS; from the coding sequence ATGCGCATCGGCGTCATCACCGGCTCGGGAAACTACGACTGGCCCCACCTCCAGGAAGCCGCGGCCCGTCAGGTGGTCACCGATCACGGCGAGGTCACCGTCACCGAAGGCCGCCTGAAGGACGTACAGGTGGTGCAGTTGCCGCGGCACGGCGCGGGCCATCACCGACTGTCGCACCAGGTCGACCACAAGGCCAACCTCGCGGCGCTGCTGGCCTGCGAAGTCCGGGCCGTGGTGTCGCTGACCGTCTGCGGCGCCGTCACCGCCTCTGTGCGGCCCGGCTCGCTGGTGGTCTTCGACGACCTGTACTTCCCCGCCAACCGGCTGCCCGACGGCGCACCGTGCACCTGGTACGACACCCCCGGCGCGGCCGGCCGCGGCCACTGGATCTTCGACCGCCCCTTCAGCGAGCCGCTGCGCCAGGCCCTGCTCGACGCCGCCACCCGTACCGGCGTCCCGGTCGTGTCCGGCGGGGTGTACGGACACGTGGACGGACCGCGCTTCAACTCCAGGGCCGAGATCGCGGCCCTGGCCGCGGCGGGCGTCACCGCCGTCAGCCAGACCGCGGGCCCGGAGGTGGTGCTGGCAGGGGAGGCGGAACTGCCGCTGGCCCTGGTCGGCTACGTCACGGACCACGCGAACGGTGTCGCGCCCGAGCCCGAGCCGGTCGAGGCGCTGCTGGCCCGGATGGCGGCGAGCAAGGAGATCTTCGCC